The following nucleotide sequence is from Mycobacterium sp. Z3061.
GCGCGACGCTGCTCGACATCCCAGCGGCCGCCCTGGGTGAGGCCGCCGCGACGCCACCGCGGGTGCGCCGGACGGGGCCGCCGGCACCGCTCGACGGACCGGCGGGCCTGCTGGTCGCCGACCTGTCCTCGCTGTGGGCCGGCCCGTTGTGTGGGCAGTTGCTGGCCCGGGCGGGCGCTACCGTCGTCAAAGTGGAAAGTCCCGCGCGGCCCGATGGCACCCGGGCCGGCGACCGCAGGTTCTTCGACTGGATCAACGCAGCGAAGCTGTCCTGCTGCCTGGACTTCGACCGGCAGACCGGCGAGTTGCGGGACCTGCTGACGGTCGCCGACATCGTGATCGAGGGATCGCGGCCCGACGCTCTGGCGCGCCGCGGGCTGGGCCCCGACGACATTGCCCCGCGGGCCGGGCGGATCTGGTTGCGGATCACCGGTCACGGGTCGCGATCGCGGCGGCCGGCGTTCGGCGACGACGCCGCGGTGGCGGGCGGCCTGGTCGGCGCCGGCCCCGTTTTCTGCGGGGACGCCATCGCCGACCCGCTGACCGGGTTGGAGGCCGGCCGGGTGGTGCTGGACTCGCTGCACCGCGGCGGCGGCGAGCTCATCGAGGTCGCCATGGCCGCGGTTGCCGCGACCTACGCGGCGTTGCCTGCCGGCCCGTCGGGGCCGTGCTCCGACCGGCCGGTGTGCCCGCCGCGGGCTCCCCAGGTGCACGGCGCGGCCGCCGTCCTCGGCGCCGACAACGATGCCGTGCGTCACCTGGTCGCCGAAAGACGTCGCCGGTCATGCTGATCAAGCGGGCCACCCTGCTGGACGGGACGACTGCCGACATCCGGGTGGGTGCGCGGATCGAAGAAGTGCGGCAGAGCCTGGCCCCGCGGCCCGGGGAAGGTGTGCTCGACGCCGGCGGCGGCACCGTGCTGCCGGGCCTGCACGACCATCATGTGCACCTGCACGCGGCGGCGTCGGCGCTGGACTCGCTGTCGCTCGGACCGCCGGCGGTGCGCACCAGAGACCAACTGGCGCATGCTCTTTCGAGCGCGGTTCCGGGTCCCGACGGATGGATCCGCGCCGTCGGCTACCACGAGTCGGTGGCCGGGGAGCTGGACCGGACGGCGCTGGACGCCGTGCGCGCGCACGTCCCGGTCCGCGTCCAGCACCGCAGCGGGGCGCTGTGGATGCTCAACTCCGCCGCCCTGGGGCGCGTAGGGCTCGCCGGTCATCCCGACGGCCGGCTACGTAGCGCCGATCCCTGGTCGCAGGCGCTGCAACGCAGAGAGACCGATCTGGCCGAACTGAGCCGGCGCATCACGGCCACCGGAGTCACCGGAGTCACCGACGCGACCCCCGACCTGGACGTCGAAGGCCT
It contains:
- a CDS encoding CoA transferase; its protein translation is MSSVAEWGRSGLAYLTGLPDAAPDFSRAGVLEHARQLAPDAATWLTGRAGLLGLSRAGRVSAGGATHLMAARDGWCAITLSRPDDVAAVPALVSADTVEADPWPVLHRWVASRPAAQAVERATLLDIPAAALGEAAATPPRVRRTGPPAPLDGPAGLLVADLSSLWAGPLCGQLLARAGATVVKVESPARPDGTRAGDRRFFDWINAAKLSCCLDFDRQTGELRDLLTVADIVIEGSRPDALARRGLGPDDIAPRAGRIWLRITGHGSRSRRPAFGDDAAVAGGLVGAGPVFCGDAIADPLTGLEAGRVVLDSLHRGGGELIEVAMAAVAATYAALPAGPSGPCSDRPVCPPRAPQVHGAAAVLGADNDAVRHLVAERRRRSC